The segment ACGCGGCTCGCACGATCGGCGCGAGGCGGGCCGTGATGAACACCGTGCTGATCGGCTGCGTCGTACTCTTCGGCACGCACCTAGTCTACGAACGCTACCCCGGATTCTTTTTCAACACGCTGACGATCGGCGGCTCGCCACTGATCGCGTACAAAGGCGACTTGGTTGGCACCTTCCTGGCCGTCGGTTCGCTGCTGTTTTTTCTGTGGTTTGAACAACGCCAACGTTGGTGGCTCGTCGCTGCCAGCCTCGGATTCGCGGCCGCTGTGATTGCCGCGGGCAACCGTGCACCGATGCTCGGATTAGCAGTCGTGGCAGCCTGGCTCGCCCTCGGTCGCCGCTGGCGGTTCGCCGCGCTGCTCGGCGGCAGCGGACTCGCGGCCGCCCTGATCATCCTCGCGGTCGCAGCTACAACGAACACCTCCTGGGAGAAGACCCCGCTGTTCGGCGCCTATGAACGCGTCGTGTCACTGGTGGATCCGCTCGGGCAGCGTAGTTATCGGAGCGCAAACACTGCGATGAAAGGCGATAACAATCTCTTTCGCGCGGTCTGGTGGCGCGCAGTGGCGACCGAAACGGTGCAGGAGAACCCCTACCTGGGGCTGGGGTTCGGCCGCGATCTGGCCGACCGCTTCCTGCGGGAATACTACCCGGAAGGCAGCGACGAATTCACCGCCCGCAGTCCGCACAATATCCTGCTCACGATCTTCGCGCGGATGGGCGCGCTGGGGCTCGGGCTCTTCGTCGCGGCGATGGCCGTGGTCGCCGTGCGGACATGGCGCGCGATCCGTGCTGGTCCGGACGCAGCGGCGCCTTGGTGCGCCGCGTGGGTGATTCTGATCAGTGCGTGCTTCGGCGTCGTGCTCGAAGGACCAATGGGCGCGGTCGTGTTCTGGACGCTGCTCGGGCTGGCGCACGGAACGGCGGCCGAAGCCGGCAAGGAGCAGAGGGAAGAAGGCAGCGCACAGCCGGAGGAGATCGCCACACCTGCGACGCTGTAGGGCTGGATCTCCTGATCCTGCCGCAATCCCGCCGACGCAAGAAATGCGCCGCGCCGCGATTGCCAAGCGTTGCGCAGCCCCTCTAGTGTGCGCGCGCCGTGAACCTCCCGTCCCCCACCGAAACCGTCGCGATGTTCAAAACGACGACGCGCGGCCGGTGGGA is part of the Opitutus terrae PB90-1 genome and harbors:
- a CDS encoding O-antigen ligase family protein: MSLSPLWRTRLVAVGAAVVAMCVGVAVANGNYFWPLVLAAAVALFAVAQWQSRPLTTLLLCGLVFGYIVGNRGFAQLMPFPGVPLLPAEAVLLISGTLLLVQSAWRHELPIRRDVLNLLLLVWLAAGIVRVIFDFSEFRFVAIRDFATVYYTLFFFLAQDAARTIGARRAVMNTVLIGCVVLFGTHLVYERYPGFFFNTLTIGGSPLIAYKGDLVGTFLAVGSLLFFLWFEQRQRWWLVAASLGFAAAVIAAGNRAPMLGLAVVAAWLALGRRWRFAALLGGSGLAAALIILAVAATTNTSWEKTPLFGAYERVVSLVDPLGQRSYRSANTAMKGDNNLFRAVWWRAVATETVQENPYLGLGFGRDLADRFLREYYPEGSDEFTARSPHNILLTIFARMGALGLGLFVAAMAVVAVRTWRAIRAGPDAAAPWCAAWVILISACFGVVLEGPMGAVVFWTLLGLAHGTAAEAGKEQREEGSAQPEEIATPATL